GCTGGCGATGATCGAACTGCACCACAAGATCGGTGCCGCCACGGCGCATCCAGGCAGCCTGGTGGAGAGCTTCCGGCGGGCCGACTGGATCGATGTCTCCCTGGGGCTGATCAGTTTCGGCATCCCGCGGGACGCACGGCGGCAGGTCTTTTCGGCGTTTCCTGACGCGGGCTTTCATCTGCGGCTGGTTCAATTGTCCGCCAAGCAATGCCTGACTCGCCCCTGGAAGCCCCTCCCCATGCTGCGCTGGTGAATCACCGGCGATCCGCACCCGGCCGGCAGCAAGGCGTAAACTGCTGCCAACCCTGGCACTCCCGGCGGCCCCACCAGCAGGCCGCCCCAACCACCGAGAACAGCATGCCGCCCCACTCCCCTGCGCCCACGCCCATGATTCCCTCGACGGCAGACGGTCAAACGCCTGCGCCCACCCTGGACACCCTGGCCCTGGCCGTGGACGCCGATGCCGATGCCGCCCAGGTGCTCTCGGTATTCGACTTTGACGGCACCCTCACCCGCCATGACAGCTTCGTGCCCTTCCTGCGGTTTGCCTTCGGCAAGCAGCGCTTCAACCGGCAAATACTCAGGCTGGCCTTGCCCAGTCTGGAGTATCTGGCCCGGCGGATGGACCGCGACCAACTCAAGGCGCAACTGATCCGCACCTTTCTGACCGGTGTCGAGGCGACATGGGTGCAACAACAGGCCGAAGCGTTCTGCCGGCGGTCCTGGAGCCGGCTGATGCGTCCAAACGGTCTGCAGGCAGTGGCCGACGAACTGCGCTCCGGTGCGCGGGTGACCCTGTGCTCGGCCTCGCCGGCCCTGGTCCTGCAACCTTTTGCCACGCGCCTGGGGGTCCAACTGATCGGCACCGAACTGGAGGTGGTCGACGGCGTGCTGACCGGACATATCACAGGTGGCAATTGCCGTTGCCAGAACAAGGTACTGCGCCTGGAAAGCGTCTACGGCCCATTGAGCCAATACCGTGTCCGGGCCTGGGGCGATACCCGGGGTGACCACGAGCTACTGGCAGCGGCCCAGGACCCTCACTGGCGCCACTTCCACCCGAGCTGGCGCCGCGGGCAACCTCCTCGCTGACGCCCCCGGCACCCGACCAACGGCCGGTCGCCCGCACCAGGATTCGCTATACCCAAGAGCAGGCGCCGGGACGCTCGCCAAAAGCCCCGCCGCCCGTACAAAAGCGGCTCACGCAGACCAGGACATGAGCCGCCCACACAGGGAGAGGGCCTGCCACCGTGAAAGCTCATGCTTATCTGCTGCGTACCCTGGCCGTGCTGCTGGCGGCCATCGTCCCCGCGGTGATCCTCCTCGGTCATACCCGCCCCACCACCTACCCGCCGTTTGCCCCCCACCTCGACTGGCCTCGACTGGGCGCCTG
This genomic stretch from Pseudomonas sp. Os17 harbors:
- a CDS encoding HAD family hydrolase — encoded protein: MPPHSPAPTPMIPSTADGQTPAPTLDTLALAVDADADAAQVLSVFDFDGTLTRHDSFVPFLRFAFGKQRFNRQILRLALPSLEYLARRMDRDQLKAQLIRTFLTGVEATWVQQQAEAFCRRSWSRLMRPNGLQAVADELRSGARVTLCSASPALVLQPFATRLGVQLIGTELEVVDGVLTGHITGGNCRCQNKVLRLESVYGPLSQYRVRAWGDTRGDHELLAAAQDPHWRHFHPSWRRGQPPR